Proteins from one Listeria innocua genomic window:
- a CDS encoding dihydrofolate reductase family protein, with translation MSEKQVALYIAVSLDGYIADENGSVEWLESVDSEGDAGYEAFFDNVDTVVMGRTTYQQIFSLTDTFPYSKKDVYVFSNTKAGTKDEYADFVAGTVDTWLNNIDGEKVWLVGGAQLVKQFLKEKAIDRFVITIAPIILGKGIPLFEEDQEHALELEEVTRFGQFAQLTYKNLEEK, from the coding sequence ATGAGTGAAAAACAAGTTGCGCTATATATCGCAGTGAGTTTGGACGGCTACATTGCGGATGAAAACGGCAGCGTAGAATGGCTAGAATCTGTTGATAGCGAAGGCGATGCAGGTTATGAGGCCTTCTTTGATAACGTGGATACAGTCGTAATGGGACGAACTACGTATCAACAAATTTTCTCGCTTACAGATACTTTTCCATATAGTAAAAAAGATGTCTATGTTTTTTCTAACACAAAAGCAGGGACAAAAGACGAATACGCTGATTTTGTCGCTGGCACAGTAGATACGTGGCTAAACAACATCGATGGTGAAAAAGTCTGGCTTGTCGGCGGCGCGCAGTTAGTGAAACAATTTTTAAAAGAAAAGGCGATTGATCGGTTTGTAATTACGATTGCGCCTATCATTTTAGGGAAAGGAATTCCGTTATTTGAAGAAGATCAAGAACATGCGTTAGAACTTGAAGAAGTGACTCGTTTCGGACAATTTGCTCAACTTACTTATAAAAATTTGGAGGAAAAGTAA
- a CDS encoding zinc-binding alcohol dehydrogenase family protein, protein MKVVGLTKASTDFVDMEIKQPVPENHDLLVKIKAISINPVDTKQREATKLTGDEVRILGWDAVGEVVEIGSEVTLFKTGQEVYFAGDVTRPGAYAEFTLIDERLVGLKPKHLSLEEAAAMPLTTITAWEALFDRLGIVEADKGKSILIINGAGGVGSIATQLAANIGLNVIATASREETIEWTKKHGANHIINHRENLTKQLKELGFEQGVDFILCLHNTNAHWDDMQEAIRPQGKICSIVELAEPVKMSLLKDKSATFSYEFMFTRSKYNTEDKIKQHEILTEAARMLDKGDLTSTLNKVLSPVNAKTIEEAHKIISSGKMIGKLVVKGFE, encoded by the coding sequence ATGAAAGTGGTAGGATTAACAAAGGCATCAACTGATTTCGTGGATATGGAAATTAAACAACCAGTGCCAGAAAATCATGATTTATTAGTAAAAATTAAGGCGATTTCCATCAATCCAGTAGACACTAAACAACGCGAAGCGACCAAACTAACCGGAGATGAAGTAAGGATTTTAGGTTGGGATGCAGTTGGTGAAGTAGTGGAGATTGGTTCAGAAGTGACTTTATTTAAAACAGGACAAGAAGTGTATTTCGCAGGTGATGTTACAAGGCCTGGCGCATATGCTGAATTCACGTTAATTGATGAACGGCTAGTCGGTTTAAAACCCAAACATTTAAGTTTAGAAGAAGCCGCTGCGATGCCACTGACAACTATTACTGCATGGGAAGCTCTTTTTGACCGTTTGGGAATTGTTGAAGCCGATAAAGGAAAATCCATTTTAATTATTAATGGAGCTGGGGGAGTGGGTTCGATTGCGACTCAACTAGCTGCAAACATTGGACTTAATGTTATCGCTACAGCATCACGTGAAGAAACAATAGAATGGACGAAGAAACACGGTGCAAATCACATCATTAATCACCGAGAAAATTTAACAAAACAATTGAAAGAACTTGGTTTTGAACAAGGTGTCGACTTTATTTTGTGTTTGCATAATACAAATGCTCACTGGGATGACATGCAAGAAGCAATTCGACCACAAGGAAAAATTTGTTCGATTGTGGAACTTGCAGAACCAGTGAAGATGTCTCTTTTAAAAGACAAGAGTGCTACTTTTAGCTATGAATTTATGTTTACTCGTTCGAAATACAATACAGAAGATAAAATCAAACAGCATGAAATTCTTACAGAAGCGGCGCGCATGCTAGATAAAGGAGACTTAACATCAACATTAAATAAAGTCTTATCTCCTGTAAATGCAAAAACGATAGAAGAAGCTCACAAAATTATCTCATCCGGAAAAATGATTGGAAAATTAGTAGTGAAAGGATTTGAGTGA